One genomic window of Malaciobacter molluscorum LMG 25693 includes the following:
- a CDS encoding NADH-ubiquinone oxidoreductase subunit E family protein, with the protein MKRFDLRPLKDNFYERMIYLMKEEIKDGENAIFLFEIGDFSPIQKSADLIYENGYTLMNSIKFNEVDWTIVVKKIKPEEKKIEE; encoded by the coding sequence ATGAAAAGATTTGACTTAAGACCTTTAAAAGATAACTTTTATGAAAGAATGATTTATCTTATGAAAGAAGAGATAAAAGATGGAGAAAATGCAATTTTTTTATTTGAAATTGGAGATTTTTCACCAATACAAAAAAGTGCAGATTTAATTTATGAAAATGGATATACATTGATGAATTCTATTAAATTTAATGAAGTAGATTGGACAATCGTTGTAAAAAAAATAAAACCAGAAGAAAAAAAGAT